Within Antennarius striatus isolate MH-2024 chromosome 22, ASM4005453v1, whole genome shotgun sequence, the genomic segment TTCAGTTTCGCTCAGGGACGATGGGCCAGCAGGGGGTTGACTTGTGGTTCATTCCAGCCAGGAATGACtcaggagctgctccagagtgggacgctgctgagggtcctcagccagacacagacgcaACACGTTTTGGCAGTTTGGAGACAACTTCTGACTGATGCAGAGGCTCTTCAAAAAGTGTTGGTGCAGCATGTTATAGAGAACCACTCCCATCTGCCACACAGTAACAGGCCTgctactgtattattatattattattattgtattactccttattattattattattattaatattattattattatcattattattattgttgttgttgtttctgtttttattattattattagtagtagtagtagtagtagtagtagtatttttCCAGTGTTAAGAAAGACGCCAATCTTCTCAGATCTATCTCAATGGTTGAAAACCTGAGTTttgccattcattgtgtggaattTCATGACGTTACTTCCCTCTACAGGTCACAGTAGGGAGACATTAAACCTCAAGTTAGAACTTTTTCAAAAGTAACAGTCACGTGTACGcaatcaattattttacatttttgctcaTTATAATTTTACAAACAGTAGCTATTTGCTCCATAATGAACACAGTGGCAAAACAACATGTACTTCATATTATGCCCGAAccacatgaaacacattaaaatcaagTGACTGAGTACAACCTCTTTGTGTTGTGCCTGAATTTGTACACCCATTGTGTGTTTTACGAGTAAAAAGAAATTCGGGACTCCAAAAGTGCTCAGCTGTCCGACCTTCTGACTGGCAttatttaacattgacaaataaTAACCtgctttgttattttgttaattactgaATCAGCCTTTAATATCTCTCATGTCGGATTTGTGCTGATGTAAAACATGAACTCTGATATGAAATGACTTAAAAGTAATCACACAAGTTTATTGACAATGGTTTACGAAACAAATGCATTCACAATACATGttatatacaagaaaaaatattatacaGGCACTGATTCAGTTTCCCTCAGGGACGATGGGCCAGCAGGGGGTTGACTTATGGTTCATTCCAGCCAGGAATGACtcaggagctgctccagagtgggacgctgctgagggtcctcagccagacacagacgcaACACGTTTTGGCAGTTTGGAGACAACTCCTGACTGATACGGAGGCCATTCTCCAAGAAAAACGTTGTATTAAAGTGTCTGTGCAGCATGTCATGGAGAACCACTCCCATCTGCCACACAGTAACAGGCCTACTGCTGTACACTGAACTCCAGTACCACTCTGGTGGGTCATAGCACGGAGCTCCAGGAAATATATCTTCAATTGTGTCCCCatcgttgataaacatgcttagaCCAAAGTCAATTATCCTCAAACGTGGAACACCGCTGCTGATGTCAACcaagatattttccattttgatgtctgcatggaaaatcttgttggcatcaagttctctgacagcttccaccagctgcttgaagaagagtctggcctcctcttcctccaaagtACCTCCTCTGGACTTGCTGTAATTCAAGAGGTCAACCGCTGGAAATGGACAttccatgacgatgatgagctCCTTCTCCAGGTCGTAGTGGTCCAGGAGGGAAATGGATGCTGACTGGCCAACTCCTGCTTGttgactcatcttcatcatgacaAGCACTTCAAGAGGCATCTTGCTCCTGTCGTCGTCTTCACGGAAAACAAGGGTCTGGGGAATGTGCTTGATCGCTACGCGgagaaaatcttttttcctGTAACCGACGTACACAGATCCATGGCCTCCATCACCGAGTCGGTACAGTTGGCAATATTTATCCTCAaactgattcttcttcttcttcttcactggacTGATTTTCTTGTCCGGCTCCTGTGTCTCCATGGACTGAGATTGAGACCCACGTCTCCTGGTatggattttcttcctcaggAACGTTCTTAGTCCTGTCATTggcatcagaaaacactgagttaGTACCTTCACTCCCTGATTACAATGTTACTATTCTACTatgtaatttaaagcttttaaattacgttaaaccacaggaaagcagcaactaaatatttaaatagaaattaaatatattataagtatACTAttagaaatttaattttacaactACTGGTTGAAGCTGACAGCAGGTTTGTCTTATGTATTGTACTGAAGTGGAATTCTGAGCTACTTCTACTTCATGttagaaaggaagacaaacttTTCATTGTCTTGTTTGCAAAACTTCACATAAGCTGTGATGCTCCTGTTATAGACAGTAGTGGATTAAATTTCCAGAGACTTACTTGAAAATAAACCCGTCTGTTGTTCAGCCCCCTGAATCTTTGTGGGGTCTCTGAGGTCATCAGAGGTCTTCcactgatgaagaggctgaggctgaagtctgtagtcagctgtgaatctcCAAAAACGCTTAAAAACTGTCAGAGACATCGTagaaatgtcattactattatatcatatatatatattattaatataaaggCACAGACTACAAAGACAACTAACTAGAAACTAACTAATAGGCTTTAAATGaattagtttttgaactaactaactaactaactaactaactaactaactaactaggttttaaacggtctgtgtaggttctcagtcatccaggtcatgagtcgatccactggacgttaagaaagttcttgaagacgtttcgtctctcatccaagagacttcttcagttcagagggtggctgatcatgtcccacaTTATTAACCCTGGGGGGTGTGGTCAGTgatattcacattccaacgaccgtcattgaaacccgtctggttcctcaacgattgttggtgggggtgtcagagGGGGTCACTGAGATGTGActtacacctttgtatgctaatgagggtcatgagcatgagacccatcacctgggtcaatctgttgagacaatctttttgggagttttgaaaggacatgattataaatgggagaaaggtgatgtcgcagaccccccccccgctcagagatggcctctttcactcctctctcaaaccatttatcttctcagtccaagatctgaacattggtgtcctgaaactagattttgaactaactcactAAGTTATGaattatcatttaaaataaacagtgcattcatgttatttatgttatttatgttaatgatgttattatttaattattatttaagttTATTCAATTGTTTATGTTCACactgttaaattattataattattaactaggttttaaactgacAAGCTAGGtttaaactagtttttgaacaaaataaCTAAGGTGTCAAACTAAACAACTAACTAGGATTTTAACTAACCAGTTTCTCAattaactgactaactaactaaataactaacttactaactaacccattaggttttgaacaaataaGGTTCTAAACTACCTAGTTTTTGTACTATGTTATGAACTAAATCACCTGTTTATTAACTAagttttgaaatattatttaacataaacatcgtattatattaataatattattatttatttctcctccacctgttccctgctctcactgcagatcacaatgtcatctgcaaacattgtAGTCATTGTggacttctctgtacttctctatcaacatcctcagagcaaatactgcatttgtaGTACTCCTTTTGACATGAAATATACTGCTGCTCAatatatggctcatcagctttatcttatttattttttaaaaaaaaataaaataaaataaaatacaaaacagttaaaaaaaaacccccaatataACCCTTTTTCCTttggtacagaaaatgaaatgaagacagTTCCTGTGATTACAGCAGGTTATTAGATCTCTAATATTgtctaatataaaaatataattttttgataatgattcgAATCCCTGAAGTCACCTCTGATATGATGAACCACAAACGTGAattttctccgtgtgtttctattttttcttgattaaacactgaataacagTTTTCCACGGGTGGAATTAAATGTTGGTGGATTTACCTTTCATGGCTGCAGATCGATGACAGAAACAAGTTGAGTGCTGCTCGGATCTCGGTGCTGACTGTAGTGTAACTGTGAGGGTCTGTCTCAGTAACGTTACACAGGTGTTGATACCTGAGGCGGTTTGGCTTTGAAGTTAGGGTCTTTGTGACGTCACCGGCTGCAGCAGCGTTATGGACTCAGCCGTTGTCTGGAAAACGAACCGGTTTGGGACCCGCTGGGTccgaattaaaaaaattatctcaTAATTCAGACCAGAAACGAAGGACtatgaggaaatatttaatactaCGTCAGgcaattatgttttaaaaaaaatttttatgataaaaataaaaattgtggaaacactttaacattgtgacgctatctga encodes:
- the LOC137589672 gene encoding serine/threonine-protein kinase pim-3-like, whose amino-acid sequence is METQEPDKKISPVKKKKKNQFEDKYCQLYRLGDGGHGSVYVGYRKKDFLRVAIKHIPQTLVFREDDDRSKMPLEVLVMMKMSQQAGVGQSASISLLDHYDLEKELIIVMECPFPAVDLLNYSKSRGGTLEEEEARLFFKQLVEAVRELDANKIFHADIKMENILVDISSGVPRLRIIDFGLSMFINDGDTIEDIFPGAPCYDPPEWYWSSVYSSRPVTVWQMGVVLHDMLHRHFNTTFFLENGLRISQELSPNCQNVLRLCLAEDPQQRPTLEQLLSHSWLE